A window of Candidatus Eisenbacteria bacterium genomic DNA:
CAGGCGACGTCGTGGTCGTGCCGTCGCTGGCCGCCGAAGGTGGTCGTGTCGATTTCGCGAGGCTCAAAGCCTCGCTGTCGCGAGTCCACGCCGAGGGCGCGCGGCTCGTCACCTCGCTCTCGCCGGACACCGTGTTCAGCCTGGCTCGCCTGTTCGAGCCGCGCACCAGAGCCGAGCCGGCGAAGGCCGGACCGCCTCCGCCCTGGCGGGTGACGCTCGACCGATTCGACGTCTCGAACGTGGCGGTGTCGTTCACGGACAGCACGCAATGGCCTCCTCCCACCTTGAGCTTCGATCAGATGGGCTTCGAGACCCGCGGGCTCGACAGCGGCCGCGAGCTGAGCGGAGCCATTCGCGCGCGGGCGCGGGTCGAAGAGTCGGGCACGCTGGAAGCAGAAGGCCATGCGAGCCTGTTTCCGACGTTCGTGGACCTGGGCGTGCGCGCGCAAGCCGTGCCGCTCCGCCCGGTGCAGGCCTACCTCGATACCTTCATCCGGCTCGACATCGTGCGCGGCAACGCCGACCTCGTTGGCCGGCTGAAAGCCGGCGCCACGCAGGATGGACGGCTCACGTTCTCGCTGCGCGCCGACGGACGCGTGCGCGAGCTGGCGGCCGCGGATTCGGCCTCGGGCGACGACTTCCTTCGGGTGGCCGAGGCCGTGGTGAAGGGCGCGGAGCTCGATCTGGGACCGGATCGATTCCGGATGAAGTCGCTCGCGCTCGCCCGGCCCTCGGCGACCGTGGCGCTGGGCTCCGACGCGTCGCTCAACCTGTTCCGCATCTTTCCGTCGCTCGTGCCGCCGGCCAAGGGCACGGTGACCAAGGCGGTGCCGTTCCGCATCGACCGAATCGGAATCAAGAACGGAAGAATGCGCTTCGTGGACCACACCGTGGCGCCTCCCTACGTGACCCGGGTGGAGCGCATCAGCGGAGAGCTGCTCGGATTGTCGTCGGACCCCAAGGACGAAGCGCACTTCGTTCTCGCCGGCAAGGCCGACGGCACGGCGCCCATCAAGGTCGACGCACGGCTGCGGCCCGCGGACAAGGAGCCCTATGGGGTGTTCACGTTCTCGCTCTCGAGCTACGAGATGACCGCGCTCACCCCCTACATCGGCAAGTACCTGGGTCGTTTCGTCGACCGCGGCCAGATGAGTCTCGATCTCGACTACCGGATCGCCGACCGTCACCTCAAGGGGCAGAACGACGCGAAGCTCGACCAGTTCACGCTCGGCCAGAAGTCCGGGAGCAAGGATGCCACCCGGCTGCCGGTCGGCCTGGCGCTCGCGCTGCTGAGGGATCGCCATGGCCGCATCGCGCTCGACGTCCCGGTCGAGGGAGACCTCGACGACCCGCACTTCGGCATCGGCCGGGTCATCCTGCAGGCCCTGGTCAACCTGGTGACGCGTCTGGCGATGTCGCCGTTCGCGCTGCTCGGCAAGCTGGTTCCCGGCGGAGGCGACGAGACCCTTGGGGTCATCGCGTTCGCGCCGGGCGTCGATACGCTCTCCGCCGACCAGGCCACCAAAGTGGGCAAGCTGGTCGAGGCGCTCGGCGAGCGCCCCGAGCTGCGGATCTACGTGACCGGCGCCGCCGACTCCATCGTCGATCGCGGAGGCCTCGCGCGCAGCGGTCTCGAGACTCAGATCGCACGGCAGCGGCGTTCCGAGTTCTTCGCCGCGGGCGTGGCCGAGCCGGAACGCGCGGTCGATGCTCCGATCCCGCCGGGAGAGCGGGAGCGGGCGATCGCCAAGCTCTACCTTCGTGCGTTCGGCAAAGACTCGCTCGGCAAGACGCTTCCCCATCCCGAATGCTCGAGCGGCGACCTGCGTCGCATCGCGAAGCTGGCGTTGTCGGGAAGAACGCCCGACCGGCCGACCTGGCCGTCCTCCCGGCGCTCGTTGACGGAGGACGCCGTCCGCACCATGGAGTCGCGCTTGCTGGCCGGCACGGTGATCGCTCCAGCCGACCTCGAGCGGCTCGCCGTCGGGCGCGCCGAAGCGCTCAAGCGTCAGCTGGTCGAGGTGAGGGGATTGTCGGAGGAGCGCGTCTTCATCAAGGGCGCCGCGGTCGGCAACCACTCCGCGCACGAGCAGGTCGCCTGCCAGCTCGACCTCACCGATTGAGTCGCGGGGCCAGGCCCGTTGCGGGCGCTTCGTGTCCCACGTATCGTGCGCGCGTGCCGTTCCCGAGCCGCTCGTGCCTCGTCCTGGCTCTCGCGCTGGCCGGCCACTGCACCGCGCCGGCCTGGGCGCAGGATTCCACGCCGGCGCCGCCGGATTCCGCGGCGCTTCGGGACATCACCGACGTGCTCCGATCATGGTTCGGCCTGCCGGTGAGGACCGAGGTCGCGAGAGAGCTGAAGCCCGGGCTCTCGCTGACGATCCTTCCGAGCATCGGTTACAACCCGTCCTATGGCGCGTTCATCGGCGCCTCGGTGGCGATCGGAGGCTGGCTCGGCGATCCTTTGACCACGAACCTCTCGGCCGGCAGCGCGGGCGCGAGCTATTCCACGACCGAGCAGATCAGCGTGCACCTCAAGTCGGACTTCTACCTGCCCGACAACGCATGGGCGCTGAAAGGCGACTGGCGCTACCTGGACACCAGCCAGCCGACC
This region includes:
- a CDS encoding DUF748 domain-containing protein; protein product: MRTALVVAAGVIVAWGVLGALFLPGYFRGQLERFVSEHTRGSLSIGRLAVNPFILATGIHDFVLLGPERDTLLSAREFTLDVSITSIVRKGIVLDRIALVGPEVHLTVLPDGRLDWMRLFLPERDTARVATRPAQFPSLRIRRVSLEGGRLLFQDQSRSLPFATAIEPIQLELERFSTLPTERGDHSFTASLIEGGTLRWQGAFSVDPVVATGRVDVDSLSARALWRWMSSDLRFEVLEGRLSLTVPYTYRASGDSTNLVLRQASIRANGVRIVEPGRAGDVVVVPSLAAEGGRVDFARLKASLSRVHAEGARLVTSLSPDTVFSLARLFEPRTRAEPAKAGPPPPWRVTLDRFDVSNVAVSFTDSTQWPPPTLSFDQMGFETRGLDSGRELSGAIRARARVEESGTLEAEGHASLFPTFVDLGVRAQAVPLRPVQAYLDTFIRLDIVRGNADLVGRLKAGATQDGRLTFSLRADGRVRELAAADSASGDDFLRVAEAVVKGAELDLGPDRFRMKSLALARPSATVALGSDASLNLFRIFPSLVPPAKGTVTKAVPFRIDRIGIKNGRMRFVDHTVAPPYVTRVERISGELLGLSSDPKDEAHFVLAGKADGTAPIKVDARLRPADKEPYGVFTFSLSSYEMTALTPYIGKYLGRFVDRGQMSLDLDYRIADRHLKGQNDAKLDQFTLGQKSGSKDATRLPVGLALALLRDRHGRIALDVPVEGDLDDPHFGIGRVILQALVNLVTRLAMSPFALLGKLVPGGGDETLGVIAFAPGVDTLSADQATKVGKLVEALGERPELRIYVTGAADSIVDRGGLARSGLETQIARQRRSEFFAAGVAEPERAVDAPIPPGERERAIAKLYLRAFGKDSLGKTLPHPECSSGDLRRIAKLALSGRTPDRPTWPSSRRSLTEDAVRTMESRLLAGTVIAPADLERLAVGRAEALKRQLVEVRGLSEERVFIKGAAVGNHSAHEQVACQLDLTD